TTAGATAAAAGTTAAATTTTTTCAATAATAAGAATTTTTCTTGTTTTTTCAGTTATTTTGAACCTGTCATCTATTCTATAACCGATTATCCAAACAATTTTTCCATTTGATAATAAAATCCATGTGTTTTCTTTTTCATATATTGATAATTTATTGTCAATAAAAAAATCGCTTAATTTTTTACTTGTTTTCATTCCCAAAGGAATAAATTTATCTCCTTTTCCCCATTTCTTCAGGGAGAGAGGAAAAAATAACTTCTCATAATCAAGGTATGCAATGTCAGGATTAGAAGAAATTTTAAAATCTTTACTTTTATTAATTAGTGATATTTTTAATTTAACAGGTTCGTTTATTTCTTTTATTTTATCTTCAATAAGATATGTTTTTTCAGCTTTATCTTCTATTTTTTTAATAATCAGATAATTCCTGTCTTTTATTAATTTGAAGTTATCAGAAAAGAATGTTTTACCTGAAATTTTATCAAATGAATTTGATATATCACGAATAGTCTGTTTTGAAAAAGCAAATGGTTTTAAAATCTCAAAAAGATATGTATGTAGTGGTTCTAATTTTTTAAGAGATTCTATTTTTATTAGCCATGTATCATCTTTATATTCAATAAGTTCCGATATTATTATTTCTATATATGAATTGAATATTTTATCTGTTTCTTTCAGATTTTGGATAGTATCTGTAATTGATTGTTCAAAATTCGGATTAATTTCTTTGAATATTGGTATTAACTGATGCCTGATTTTATTCCTGTGATATTTTAATGATTTATTGCTTGAATCTTCGCGATATTCAATAGAATTTTCTTTTGCATATTTCTCAATATCTTCTCTGTAGGCGAATAAAACAGGACGAACAATTTTTCCTGATTTTGGTTTTATACCTGTTAATCCTTTGATTCCTGTTCCACGTGCAATATTTATAAGAAATGTCTCAATACTGTCATTTTTATTATGTGCAATTGCAATATGTTGGTAATCGTTTTCCTTTCTTATTTTTTCAAACCATTCATATCGCAAATCCCTTGCTGCCATTTGTAATGATAAATTATGTTGTTTGGCAAATTCTTTTGTATTAAAATCAATTTTATAAAACGGCATTTTATATTGTTCTGCAAGATTTTTAACAAAAATTTCATCTTCGTTAGCTTCATTATCTCTTAAATGAAAATTACAATGTGCAATGCTGCATACGATTTTTGATTTGAAAAAAATATCAGCCATTACAACAGAATCAATTCCAGCACTTACTGCAAGTAATATTTTGTCGGTAATTTTAAATAAATTATTATTTTTTATGAATTGTAAAAATGAATGTTCCATTTAACAAAAATAAAAAAAGCATTCTAATTTAGCCCGATTAATTCATAAATTTAAAAGACAGAATCCTGAATTAATCTGACGACTAAGAAAAGCTAATATTTTGTTGCGCTTTGCTTCCAAAATTTAAGCTTTACTAAGTCGGGGTTAACCTGCATTATTTTAGTGCTTTACGAAAACGCATGAATAATGCAGGTTAGAATGCTTTTTACTATATAATATAGAATCAAAATATTATTTACTTGCAAGATATTTTGCAATACCTTCTTGTGTGGGCTTTAATGTTTTTTCTCCTTTATGCCAATCAGCAGGACAAACTTCGCCATTTTCCTCATAAAATTGCAAAGCATCAATCATTCTTATAGTTTCATCAACGCTTCTGCCAAGAGGCATATCATTAACAACCTGATGACGAATAATTCCATTTTTATCAATAAGGAAAAGCCCTCTGTATGCTTGTGGAATACCATTAAAATGAACTTCGCCATTTTCTGAATATTCATATTCACCAGCCAGAACTCCGTAGTTCTCCGAAATTGAATTTGAAGGATCAGCAACTAAAGGATATTTTACCCCTTTAATACCTCCGTCTTTTAGTTCGGTTTGTAACCATTTCCAGTGCGAAAATTCCGAATCAACAGAACATCCCACAACTGCAACATTTCTTTTTTCAAATTCGTCCATTTTATCTTGAAAGGCAATAATTTCTGTAGGACAAACAA
This genomic stretch from Bacteroidales bacterium harbors:
- the tilS gene encoding tRNA lysidine(34) synthetase TilS, with protein sequence MEHSFLQFIKNNNLFKITDKILLAVSAGIDSVVMADIFFKSKIVCSIAHCNFHLRDNEANEDEIFVKNLAEQYKMPFYKIDFNTKEFAKQHNLSLQMAARDLRYEWFEKIRKENDYQHIAIAHNKNDSIETFLINIARGTGIKGLTGIKPKSGKIVRPVLFAYREDIEKYAKENSIEYREDSSNKSLKYHRNKIRHQLIPIFKEINPNFEQSITDTIQNLKETDKIFNSYIEIIISELIEYKDDTWLIKIESLKKLEPLHTYLFEILKPFAFSKQTIRDISNSFDKISGKTFFSDNFKLIKDRNYLIIKKIEDKAEKTYLIEDKIKEINEPVKLKISLINKSKDFKISSNPDIAYLDYEKLFFPLSLKKWGKGDKFIPLGMKTSKKLSDFFIDNKLSIYEKENTWILLSNGKIVWIIGYRIDDRFKITEKTRKILIIEKI
- a CDS encoding peroxiredoxin codes for the protein MSLIGKKAPSFSAKAVVNGVEIINNFSLDQYLGKKHVVFFFYPADFTFVCPTEIIAFQDKMDEFEKRNVAVVGCSVDSEFSHWKWLQTELKDGGIKGVKYPLVADPSNSISENYGVLAGEYEYSENGEVHFNGIPQAYRGLFLIDKNGIIRHQVVNDMPLGRSVDETIRMIDALQFYEENGEVCPADWHKGEKTLKPTQEGIAKYLASK